A single window of Debaryomyces hansenii CBS767 chromosome F complete sequence DNA harbors:
- a CDS encoding DEHA2F11088p (similar to gb|EAL04802.1| Candida albicans hypothetical protein CaO19.4814), whose product MRSLPPPRVTRKRRWMRIKRAIRSFFSKGYVSDPGAFISTSASNRRSISTIRKSRFSPRFRKTRANRSDIGIREGANAGIATASFVGRMASRASMPVLRRHSPKKSMNLTVKF is encoded by the coding sequence ATGAGATCTTTACCACCACCTCGAGTGAcgagaaaaagaagatggATGAGAATAAAACGGGCCATTCGTTCGTTTTTCTCAAAAGGATATGTGTCAGACCCAGGGGCATTCATATCGACGTCTGCCAGTAACAGACGGTCCATTTCCACGATCCGGAAATCTAGGTTTTCGCCACGTTTCCGTAAGACTCGAGCCAACCGTTCGGACATTGGAATAAGAGAAGGTGCCAATGCAGGTATTGCAACCGCATCTTTCGTGGGAAGAATGGCATCTCGAGCGTCGATGCCTGTATTAAGACGGCATAGTCCCAAAAAGCTGATGAATTTGACCGTCAAATTTTAG